One genomic segment of Clavelina lepadiformis chromosome 3, kaClaLepa1.1, whole genome shotgun sequence includes these proteins:
- the LOC143449090 gene encoding laminin subunit alpha-1-like isoform X6 produces the protein MELMVARSRAGSIFHPHSMWASQKSKPRIRTHICTCLSCEICTSKARCRHSKLDDTNLSKIRKRNCNLGAACRSNALIFNLQVPAQKGLSLPACNLFVFSLLVTLLCTLKCVHSQDGVVDVVKFEHADGLYPSVVNLASRAHITSNATCGRNGPEKYCKLVEHVDRFWPTYKAKGCSICNARSGDPSERHGIEHAIDGIGSRWWQSPTIEQGYPYHWVTITLDLRQVFQVAYVIVKAANSPRPANWILEKSTDGVTWSPWQYFAITDSECFNAYGLTPAEEGAPRYTTDSEVMCTSYFSQLIPFENGEIHVSLINGRPSAENPSQELIDFTSARFVRLSLQKIRTLHGDLMTLSSSSAEYADPLVTRRYYYSIKDISIGGMCICYGHASTCPADVRSGLFRCECEHDTGGSNCEICKPGYNQYAWRPGNFGFECQACNCHGHSKECYYDPGVEERGESLDISGDYRGGGVCVGCRDRTQGINCETCIDGYYRPIDVEPDARDPCLSCNCNPYGGARADGETGPLACVKDITFVNVDRNLFPGSCYCKEGYAGQRCDECAFGYRHFPLCEPCPCNVAGSQNVDPCEGDCECKENVEGATCSQCKKGYYNLQQRNSQGCEECFCFGATDNCQPSNLTWSSIQTNRGWEVRDRFGRRKSNAQLDAGLGEPYVDHAQTAHKLATTMYFWSAPADYLGDRLTSYGGNLRYVVSYDLLQGAQVYPMQDTDVILEGNGKTLLYKPRGMLLEPQVELEVSVKLESNHDHADDGWVDSTTRQPINKGDLMTVLRDVKRLMIRAVYSRNNEAIYRIRDVYLDTAGTSGDGLSAESVELCKCPPGYFGYSCESCAEGYWRNGKYCVPCNCNGHSDICNLLNGACQNCQHNTMGMHCERCKPSYYGDATLATPDDCQRCACPLTVSGNNFSPSCQLERPSGDLVCLECPVGFAGKRCEICADGYYGNPAIPGGTCTRCQCNGNAISCDRVTGKCISCRSYTAGDHCERCQAAYYGDPIVRKNCSPCDCNPAGSLSRQCDAETGQCPCGPNVYGKTCDACASNYFFSDETRSCISCNCDSVGSVTQQCRSDGSCTCRQGVTGHLCDSCDSGYFGFSLTGCRECDCPRTNGNCDRVSGQCICPPNTEGPYCERCVDGSYQWHPHDGCKMCECDSLGSTTPSVCHSGTGQCLCKSQFGGRQCNQCKEGHYGFPACQLCNCDPEGTIHSTCSSSFSCNCSNDGQCLCKANVVGRRCDQCVEGSFGLSREQDGCTECYCSGVTDQCTQAAYVWGPPIELADPFEIVVSLNVAPVEVTHEINKRSIAEEVVFTQGMVSADPGLLTPSFRSQPYFWRLPSHFNGDKRLSYGGKLRYTIRYVAGVSSGPGIPSGPNVVIRGGIGDPLTIQYKNDDPVTSQSKPYVVLMKELGWTHSDTHRNVTRKEFTKVLEDIQFFLIKASYGYLMDQSRLSDVLLDVSQPGIHGRGDAGSIYPLARGLEQCFCPPGYLGLSCQDCAEGYMRVQQGVNIGKCEPCNCFNRSDTCDEQSGRCLNCADKFTGYHCEKCIAGYYLSGKTCKKCACPGTEPVNNFSPTCQPDGADGVGDYTCDACRPGYVGNHCEQCADGYYGDPSALGGHCAKCGCNVAGSVDGVCDKSTGQCHCDVGIRGRVCDQCQPRHVITPHGCIECDDGCSGELLHEVEILANRTRRVDLRNMFPPPWNQLITSRVLSKRINLYIQLLLHRKLNHFVVRRLVAKESLVRSSRKIMDAMIALMDAPMQISEVTDRMTPILSAGDACLDRMSKLSSTPTANNLVGRKIQDFRDLLNQVEGMSRGAKRLLSHLSDGKVADEERMHYEALQWIADIRRRTLGSPLLKAQKELDSTEALLQRLTSNFTAHTNRSQKDLIAHQNMLFNQYNTVMNKFDDISYLVGNSTQKVGAANAMNTLNRQLLRQTTSNIDRLNNEAISTRMMLKEARRILSGTRKSFKTGRRQVNNLSGRESLKTKLINLTAELKKKFESTHLNLEPLMNYVKKNVEYHVRNNLEGPADYMNRVFQNISAMSFNQTEAASRWTTIAGAFSKANKNAEKAFDRAVDAVEAATTDLRKKVNKSFRTSEDVQDSLYDMPLTINAQRDLLKNLNNEMRTVNQSTRSLTAQHEGLFADLKNIKRSQQVKPSQVSMATEKSLRLVNVAEDNFDSVSSTFRQLEKTEQDVSRYQFMKKEIRDNLAAIPKAMRDINAASDRASRSLNRIKLLSDSMRDNISNIRHLIADARRKVASIRGVSVKSTGRCAMRYKPVITPGTTTEIVLNVQTTKPNNMLFYLAREKQDYIAVELRNHRVVVTWDLGGGTSFLENPVQVISNQSNNDWFRIEISREKRNMNVTVYRATETSESAMSTVGTSRGLFSSLDISSDDKLFVGGIVNTTDVHESIMHRTFDGCMGEAFLQGKSIGLWHFKEINNAEDCQGCTESLRTEKEIGASNLYSYSGHSYSVLRLPSTYRARNLRIGVNFQTFSSEGLIYYLGAADRNDFVSLELHDGRLVLKLDMGDGVHSVRTAHRYNVGKFMSVTLKRHLRNALLTVKDTEKLSEKLWLNVTGATDQKIDLEPNDVICVGGFPTERVIKDHFGFTKRANVTKVPFNGCVREFTFGNAELALKGMGVVREVGVSSSCPSQVYRDIGIAEGGHVELHPVNLSTSGSVSMTFNTLQSDALLLLATSNDGEAKTRKQRDAETFYSIYLDGGRMYASVCLSPERMVNLSSRYSNYDNGGAHVVTLKRDGQNVTLQINEDTDVVSAILSSSAEEVVQVRRMYVGGIPNSFEGSKASPVKASLNGCVRDFMMEHLVNFQEAMSATNSHVGTCAFVNITSTQTKQVTATNDSADLLHNPLQETITPETHINEDDGIIIHLDKEPAPLRDDDVFCRRYGPPSLRKSTVHFGANENSHLKFSLKKKIINKFTFEMRVRTFGSSGVLLYASHPNQGEMKDFFALKLKEGRPVFQFDNGRGVAEAYGNFSINDGSWHKIRIKRSKRRGWLTVDKYRRKFRSPKGASQMNVANVLYVGGVPSHLAKGRIGKINNSMDVCVRNLVFNKRGKLNMATATATNQVQECYKKVEKGAYFNGSGYVIYDETFRVGPNIVIEMEFRTTRSNGVILSVANKEKPDGLALELVNGTIFFRTDNGHGSFETNFIERTKSKTFSICDGRWHSLRAEKKKNVLTLMVDGVNATTVESRSPTMSADTNHPLYIGGIPTDAHLQKQLRTTQNFEGCIKNLKLKDNPRVSFEETLKRHAVFPSSCPVLKAAKSSAAA, from the exons ATGGAATTAATGGTGGCAAGAAGCCGTGCTGGAAGCATATTTCATCCACACAGCATGTGGGCTAGCCAAAAGTCAAAACCACGCATAAGGACACATATCTGCACGTGTTTGTCCTGCGAAATTTGTACTAGCAAGGCGCGTTGCAGACATTCTAAATTAGATGACACTAATTTGTCAAAGATAAGGAAACGAAATTGCAATCTTGGTGCTGCTTGCCGTTCAAATGCGCTTATTTTTAATCTTCAAGTGCCAGCTCAAAAAGGATTATCATTGCCTGCCTGCAATCTATTTGTCTTCAGTCTCCTAGTGACGTTATTGTGCACTTTGAAGTGTGTGCATTCTCAAGATGGGGTTGTGGATGTTGTGAAGTTCGAGCATGCTGATG GGCTCTACCCATCGGTTGTTAATCTTGCCAGCCGGGCTCACATCACATCAAATGCGACATGCGGGCGGAATGGGCCGGAAAAGTACTGCAAGCTTGTTGAACATGTGGACAGGTTTTGGCCAACTTACAAAGCAAAGGGATGCTCG ATTTGCAACGCTCGCAGTGGTGACCCATCCGAAAGGCACGGGATTGAACACGCCATCGACGGCATTGGAAGCCGGTGGTGGCAAAGTCCTACAATTGAACAGGGTTACCCCTATCACTGGGTCACCATTACACTTGACCTGAGACAG GTGTTTCAAGTTGCATACGTCATAGTTAAAGCCGCTAACTCACCTAGACCTGCCAATTGGATTCTGGAAAAGTCAACAGACGGAGTCACGTGGTCTCCATGGCAATACTTTGCCATAACAGACAG TGAATGTTTCAACGCATACGGTCTAACCCCTGCCGAAGAGGGAGCTCCCAGGTATACCACCGACAGTGAAGTGATGTGCACTTCGTACTTTTCGCAACTGATTCCATTCGAAAATGGCGAG ATTCACGTGTCTTTGATCAACGGACGTCCAAGTGCTGAAAATCCCTCTCAGGAATTGATTGACTTCACCTCAGCACGGTTTGTTCGCCTCAGCTTGCAAAAAATTCGAACCCTACACGGTGACCTTATGACACTCAGCTCGAGCTCTGCTGAATATGCTGACCCTCTCGTAACCAGAAGG TACTACTACTCGATCAAGGACATCAGTATTGGGGGAATGTGTATATGCTACGGTCACGCCAGCACCTGTCCTGCTGACGTCCGCTCTGGA CTGTTTAGGTGCGAGTGTGAGCACGACACAGGCGGTAGTAACTGCGAAATCTGTAAACCTGGATACAACCAATATGCATGGAGGCCTGGAAATTTCGGGTTTGAATGCCAAG ccTGCAATTGCCATGGACATTCTAAAGAGTGCTATTACGACCCTGGTGTCGAAGAGAGAGGAGAAAGTCTTGATATTAGCGGAGATTATCGCGGCGGTGGAGTGTGCGTTGGCTGCAGGGACCGGACACAAGGCATCAACTGCGAAAC GTGCATAGACGGTTATTATCGGCCAATAGACGTGGAGCCTGATGCACGTGACCCTTGCCTATCATGCAACTGCAATCCATACGGTGGGGCCCGGGCTGATGGAGAAACGGGACCTTTGGCTTGTGTAAAAGATATTACATTTGTCAACGTCGACAGAAATCTTTTTCCAGGCTCGTGCTACTGCAAGGAGGGCTATGCAGGACAGCGTTGTGACGA GTGTGCATTTGGATATCGTCATTTTCCTCTTTGCGAACCATGTCCATGTAACGTTGCCGGTAGTCAGAATGTTGATCCTTGCGAGGGAGACTGCGAATGCAAG GAAAACGTTGAAGGAGCAACCTGCAGTCAATGCAAAAAAGGTTATTACAATTTGCAGCAAAGAAATTCTCAAGGATGTGAAGAGTGCTTTTGTTTTGGTGCTACAGATAACTGCCAACCTTCAAACCTTACCTG GTCGAGCATCCAAACAAACCGAGGATGGGAAGTACGTGACCGCTTCGGACGACGAAAAAGCAACGCACAGTTGGATGCTGGTTTGGGTGAACCGTATGTGGACCACGCTCAAACTGCGCACAAACTTGCTACAACTATGTACTTCTGGTCTGCTCCAGCTGATTATTTAG GTGATAGGCTTACTTCATACGGCGGAAATTTACGGTATGTGGTATCATACGATCTCCTTCAGGGTGCACAGGTCTATCCCATGCAAGATACCGATGTCATTTTGGAG GGCAACGGGAAGACACTACTCTACAAGCCCCGAGGAATGCTTCTAGAGCCACAAGTCGAATTGGAAGTCAGTGTAAAACTGGAATCTAATCACGATCATGCTGATGACGGATGGGTGGACTCTACAACGCGTCAACCAATAAACAAGGGAGATTTGATGACTGTACTTCGTGACGTCAAACGACTAATGATTAGAGCAGTCTACAGTCGTAATAACGAGGCAATATACAG AATTAGGGATGTGTATCTTGACACGGCTGGAACATCGGGTGATGGTCTAAGTGCTGAGTCGGTGGAACTTTGCAAGTGTCCACCTGGGTATTTCGGTTATTCTTGCGAATCCTGCGCAGAAGGATACTGGAG AAATGGAAAATACTGCGTACCGTGTAATTGCAACGGGCATTCAGACATATGCAATCTACTCAATGGAGCATGCCAA AATTGTCAACATAACACAATGGGAATGCACTGCGAAAGATGCAAGCCCAGTTATTACGGCGATGCCACTTTGGCGACACCTGACGACTGTCAAAG ATGCGCTTGTCCGTTAACGGTTTCCGGTAATAACTTCAGTCCATCTTGCCAACTGGAACGTCCAAGTGGAGATCTAGTTTGTTTGGAATGCCCAGTGGGGTTCGCTGGAAAAAGATGCGAAAT ATGTGCGGATGGATATTACGGTAACCCCGCCATACCAGGTGGAACCTGCACGCGATGCCAATGCAATGGAAATGCAATATCATGTGATCGAGTTACTGGTAAATGCATTTCATGTCGAAGTTATACGGCTGGCGATCACTGTGAACGTTGTCAAGCAG CATATTACGGAGATCCTATCGTACGCAAGAACTGCAGCCCGTGTGATTGTAATCCAGCTGGTTCTCTTAGCAGGCAATGTGATGCCGAGACTGGACAATGTCCGTGCGGGCCCAATGTTTACGGGAAAACCTGCGACGCATGCGCA AGCAATTACTTTTTTAGCGATGAAACGCGCAGCTGCATTTCGTGCAACTGTGACTCTGTTGGGAGTGTAACCCAGCAATGCAGAAGCGATGGCTCTTGCACTTGTCGCCAAGGAGTTACAGGACACCTGTGTGATTCCTGCGATAGCGGATATTTTGGTTTCAGTTTAACAGGCTGCAGGG AATGTGATTGTCCTCGCACAAATGGTAACTGCGATCGAGTATCCGGGCAATGTATATGTCCCCCTAATACTGAAGGCCCATATTGCGAGAGATGTGTAGACGGCTCATACCAATGGCACCCACACGATGGCTGCAAG ATGTGTGAATGCGACTCGTTGGGTTCGACTACCCCTTCCGTTTGTCACAGTGGCACTGGACAATGCCTTTGCAAGAGTCAGTTTGGTGGTCGACAATGTAATCAGTGCAA AGAGGGACATTACGGATTTCCTGCTTGTCAACTCTGCAATTGTGACCCTGAAGGAACAATTCACAGTACATGCTCCAGCTCCTTTTCTTGTAATTGCTCAAACGATGGACAGTGTTTGTGCAAG gcGAATGTTGTGGGAAGAAGATGCGATCAGTGCGTGGAAGGATCTTTCGGCCTTTCACGGGAACAAGATGGATGTACCGAGTGTTACTGCTCAGGAGTTACTGACCAATGCACCCAGGCTGCTTATGTCTGGGGACCACCG ATTGAACTCGCGGACCCGTTTGAAATTGTG GTATCGTTGAATGTTGCTCCGGTCGAGGTCACTCacgaaataaataaaagatcGATCGCTGAAGAAGTAGTTTTTACTCAGGGTATGGTGAGCGCTGACCCCGGTCTGTTAACCCCAAGTTTCAGGTCCCAGCCGTATTTTTGGAGACTGCCATCGCACTTTAATGGCGACAAA CGCTTGTCATACGGTGGCAAGTTGAGGTACACGATCCGATACGTGGCGGGAGTATCATCAGGTCCAGGTATACCGTCTGGGCCTAATGTTGTCATTCGAGGTGGCATTGGTGATCCTCTAAcgatacaatacaaaaatgatGATCCTGTCACGAGCCAATCGAAGCCATATGTCGTGTTAATGAAAGAG TTGGGTTGGACTCATTCGGATACTCATCGAAACGTCACACGTAAGGAGTTCACCAAGGTTCTTGAGGACATCCAGTTTTTCCTGATAAAGGCTTCGTATGGTTACCTTATGGATCAATCCAG GTTAAGTGATGTACTTCTGGATGTTTCGCAACCAGGGATTCACGGAAGAGGAGATGCAGGGTCTATTTATCCTCTTGCAAGAGGGCTAGAGCAATGCTTTTGCCCACCAGGATATCTTGGGCTATCATGTCAG GATTGTGCCGAGGGTTATATGAGAGTCCAACAAGGCGTCAACATTGGAAAATGTGAACCGTGCAACTGCTTTAACAGAAGTGACACCTGTGATGAACAATCTGGCAGATGCTTG AACTGCGCCGACAAATTTACTGGTTACCATTGTGAAAAGTGTATAGCTGGTTATTACTTGTCTGGAAAAACCTGCAAGAAGTGTGCCTGTCCAGGAACAGAACCTGTTAACAATTTCAGCCCCACCTGCCAACCGGATGGTGCAGATGGTGTCGGGGACTATACTTGTGACGCTTGCAGACCAGGCTATGTTGGAAATCATTGTGAACA ATGCGCAGACGGCTACTATGGTGATCCAAGTGCTCTTGGGGGACACTGCGCAAAGTGTGGTTGCAATGTTGCAGGATCGGTAGATGGAGTTTGCGATAAATCTACTGGGCAGTGTCATTGCGATGTCGGCATCCGAGGTCGGGTGTGTGATCAATGTCAGCCACGCCACGTCATCACTCCCCATGGGTGCATAG AATGTGACGATGGATGCTCTGGGGAACTTCTCCATGAAGTGGAAATCCTTGCCAACAGGACAAGACGCGTCGATCTGAGAAACATGTTTCCTCCTCCCTGGAATCAATTGATCACGTCGAGAGTTTTGTCGAAACGAATTAAT CTCTATATACAACTGCTTCTGCACAGAAAATTAAACCATTTCGTCGTGCGGCGACTTGTCGCCAAG GAAAGCCTGGTTAGATCTTCCCGGAAGATAATGGATGCCATGATTGCACTTATGGATGCCCCGATGCAAATCAGTGAGGTCACGGATCGTATGACGCCAATTTTAAGTGCC GGGGATGCTTGTTTAGACCGAATGAGTAAATTGTCATCAACTCCTACCGCCAACAACTTAGTAGGGAGAAAAATTCAAGATTTTCGTGATCTACTTAATCAAGTTGAAG GTATGAGTCGGGGCGCCAAAAGATTATTGAGCCACCTTTCCGATGGAAAAGTTGCAGACGAAGAGAGGATGCATTATGAAGCTCTGCAATGGATAGCAGATATAAGAAGGCGAACGCTGGGCTCACCATTGTTGAAAGCACAGAAGGAGTTAGA CTCAACGGAAGCGCTGCTGCAAAGATTGACAAGTAATTTTACTGCCCATACAAATCGGTCGCAAAAAGACTTAATAGCACATCAAAACATGCTTTTCAACCAATACAACACTGTTATGAATAAATTTGATGACATCTCTTACCTTGTTGGCAACAGCACTCAGAAAGTTGGTGCTGCTAATGCGATGAATACGTTGAACCGACAATTATTACGCCAGACGACT AGCAATATTGATCGTCTAAACAACGAAGCGATTTCGACAAGGATGATGTTGAAAGAAGCAAGACGCATTCTTTCGGGAACAAGAAAGTCGTTTAAAACAGGAAGAAGACAAGTGAAT AATTTATCTGGGCGAGAATCCCTGAAGACTAAACTTATAAACCTTACCGCTGAgctaaagaaaaagtttgagtCTACACACCTAAATCTTGAACCTCTTATGaattatgttaaaaaaaatgttgagtACCACGTAAGGAATAACCTTGAAGGGCCTGCAGACTACATGAACAG GGTGTTTCAAAACATCAGTGCCATGTCCTTTAACCAAACAGAAGCTGCCTCTAGGTGGACTACCATAGCAGGAGCTTTCTCCAAGGCTAACAAAAATGCAGAAAAGGCTTTTGACAGAGCAGTAGACGCGGTTGAGGCTGCAACCACCGATCTTAGAAAGAAGGTGAATAAGTCGTTTCGTACAAGCGAAGATGTTCAGGACAGCCTGTATGACATGCCTCTGACCATCAACG CTCAACGTGATCTCCTGAAAAATCTAAATAACGAAATGAGAACGGTTAATCAAAGTACAAGGAGCCTCACTGCACAACACGAGGGTCTATTCGCCGAcctgaaaaatattaagcgaT CCCAACAGGTAAAACCAAGCCAGGTGAGTATGGCAACAGAAAAGTCGTTGAGACTCGTGAATGTGGCAGAAGACAATTTTGATAGCGTTTCCAGCACATTCAGACAGCTTGAAAAAACTGAACAAGATGTATCAAGATATCAGTTCATGAAAAAAGAGATTCGTGATAATC TTGCTGCCATACCGAAAGCAATGAGGGACATTAATGCTGCGTCAGACAGGGCAAGCCGCTCGTTGAATAGGATAAAGCTGCTCAGCGACAGCATGCGAGATAATATATCCAACATTAGACATTTGATTGCAGACGCCAGACGCAAGGTGGCGTCG ATTCGAGGTGTGTCTGTTAAATCTACCGGGCGCTGCGCCATGAGGTACAAACCCGTTATCACACCCGGAACAACTACAGAAATAGTCCTCAACGTACAAACCACTAAGCCTAACAACATGCTATTTTACCTGGCCAGAGAAAAG CAAGATTATATTGCCGTTGAATTGCGCAATCATCGTGTTGTCGTCACTTGGGACTTGGGCGGTGGAACAAGTTTTTTAGAAAATCCAGTGCAAGTGATCAGTAATCAGTCTAATAATGACTGGTTTCGTATTGAAATCTCGAG AGAAAAGAGGAATATGAACGTGACAGTGTACAGAGCCACTGAAACTTCTGAAAGTGCGATGTCAACTGTTGGAACTTCTCGCGGCTTGTTTTCCAGTCTGGACATCAGCTCGGATGACAAGTTGTTTGTCGGCGGAATCGTGAACACTACTGAT GTTCATGAATCAATAATGCATCGCACTTTTGATGGTTGCATGGGTGAGGCCTTTTTGCAAGGTAAAAGTATCGGTTTGTGGCACTTTAAGGAAATCAACAATGCCGAAGACTGCCAAGGTTGTACTGAAAG TCTTCGAACAGAAAAAGAGATTGGAGCAAGTAATCTTTACAGCTACAGCGGCCATAGTTACTCCGTCCTGAGACTTCCATCAACTTACCGAGCAAGGAACCTGCGCATTGGGGTCAACTTCCAGACTTTCAGCTCAGAAGGCCTAATATATTATCTTGGTGCTGCTGACAGG aaTGACTTCGTCTCTTTGGAGTTGCACGACGGCCGTCTTGTTCTTAAACTCGATATGGGCGATGGGGTGCACAGCGTTCGCACCGCACACCGATACAACGTCGGAAAATTTATGTCCGTCACTCTTAAACGACACTTGCGTAATG CACTTTTAACTGTCAAAGACACGGAAAAGCTTTCTGAAAAGCTATGGTTAAACGTGACTGGAGCTACTGACCAAAAGATCGACCTTGAGCCAAATGATGTGATATGTGTTGGAGGGTTTCCAACAGAACGTGTCATAAA GGACCACTTTGGGTTCACTAAAAG GGCAAACGTAACAAAAGTCCCTTTCAATGGATGCGTTCGCGAGTTCACTTTTGGCAACGCAGAGCTCGCTTTGAAAGGAATGGGTGTTGTCAGGGAGGTTGGAGTTTCTTCGTCGTGTCCATCGCAG GTGTATCGGGACATAGGTATTGCCGAGGGAGGACATGTCGAATTACATCCTGTCAACTTGTCAACTTCTGGATCCGTTTCAATGACTTTCAACACTCTCCAGTCCGACGCTCTTCTTTTGCTCGCTACCAGTAACGATGGTGAAGCGAAAACACGCAAACAACGAGATGCTGAG ACCTTTTATTCGATTTACCTGGATGGGGGAAGGATGTACGCTTCAGTATGTTTGTCACCCGAACGAATGGTCAATCTTTCGTCACGTTACAGTAACTACGACAATGGTGGAGCACATGTAGTCACACTGAAGCGCGATGGTCAAAA TGTTACCCTTCAAATTAATGAAGATACAGACGTGGTAAGTGCTATTTTATCAAGCTCGGCTGAAGAAGTAGTGCAAGTTCGACGCATGTATGTTGGTGGAATCCCAAATTCCTTTGAAGGGAGCAAAGCTTCACCAGTGAAGGCTTCTCTTAATGGCTGCGTGCGAGATTTCATGATGGAACA CCTGGTGAACTTTCAAGAAGCGATGAGTGCAACCAATTCCCATGTTGGAACTTGCGCTTTTGTAAACATCACTTCCACTCAAACAAAGCAAGTCACAGCTACGAATGATTCTGCTGATCTATTGCACAATCCCTTGCAAGAAACTATTACTCCAGAGACACATATAAATGAAGATGATGGAATTATTATTCATCTGGACAAGGAACCAGCTCCTTTAAGG GACGACGATGTATTTTGCCGCCGATACGGTCCACCCAGCTTACGTAAATCAACTGTTCATTTTGGTGCAAACGAAAACAGTCActtaaagttttctttaaagAAAAAGATAATAAACAA ATTCACGTTTGAGATGCGCGTTCGAACGTTTGGAAGCAGCGGTGTGCTGCTATATGCAAGCCACCCAAACCAAGGTGAAATGAAAGATTTCTTTGctttaaaacttaaagaagGCCGTCCTGTCTTTCAGTTTGACAACGGACGGGGTGTAGCCGAAGCATATGGTAACTTTTCCATCAATGATGGATCATGGCACAAG ATACGCATCAAAAGATCTAAACGGCGCGGTTGGTTAACAGTGGACAAATACAGACGTAAATTTCGGTCTCCAAAGGGTGCCTCGCAGATGAATGTTGCCAACGTTCTCTATGTTGGAGGAGTTCCTTCCCACTTGGCTAAGGGAAGAATTGGAAAG aTCAATAACAGTATGGATGTTTGTGTACGAAATCTTGTATTTAACAAGCGCGGCAAACTTAACATGGCGACAGCTACTGCCACGAATCAAGTGCAAGAATGTTACAAGAAAGTAGAAAAAGGAGCTTATTTCAACGGAAGCGGATATGTAATTTATg ACGAAACATTTCGTGTTGGGCCAAACATAGTTATTGAGATGGAATTCCGCACAACACGCTCAAATGGTGTAATCCTTAGTGTTGCCAACAAAGAGAAACCTGATGGACTTGCTTTGGAACTTGTTAACGGAACG ATTTTCTTCCGAACCGACAACGGACATGGATCGTTTGAAACGAACTTCATAGAACGAACTAAATCCAAAACCTTTTCAATTTGTGACGGAAGGTGGCACAGTTTAAGGgcagaaaagaagaagaacgTTCTCACCTTAATGGTCGATGGTGTGAATGCCACTACCGTGGAGAGCAGAAGTCCCACGATGTCTGCCGATACAAACCATCCTCTTTATATTGGTGGTATTCCTA CTGACGCTCACCTACAAAAACAGTTGCGAACAACACAGAATTTTGAAGGATGTattaaaaacttaaagttGAAAGATAATCCAAGAGTTTCGTTTGAAGAAACTCTTAAACGACATGCTGTATTTCCAAGTTCATGCCCGGTATTGAAAGCAGCCAAATCATCTGCTGCAGCATGA